A region of Leifsonia xyli DNA encodes the following proteins:
- a CDS encoding MFS transporter permease, which produces MSSQTTAAGAAPKPIMSHREILFVIFGLMAGMFLSALDQTVVGTAIRTIGDDLHGLSEQAWVTTGYLILSTISTPIYGKLSDIFGRRPLFIIAILIFIAGSILATFSTSMLELAAFRAIQGLGAGGLMSMPLAIMGDMLAPRERAKYQGYFLAVFGISSLVGPLVGGLFAGADQILWIDGWRWVFLINVPIGLIALAMVLRFLHLPKRSRGSARIDWWGAAGVIVALVPLLLVAEQGRDWGWGSAAAIACYVIGGVGIIAFIFIEIAMKDDALIPIKLFRSSTFSMATIIGVLVGFGMFGAMLTLPLYLQIVLGSTPTESGLQLLPMILGLMVSSIVSGQIIARTGHYRQFPIIGTAMLAGGFFYLTFIKYDDSYWFIAGAMLLIGLGLGQLMQTLTIASQNSVGLRDMGVATSASTFFRQIGGTLGTAVLLSLLFTVFPTNIKTSLTDTPTLTSALDAALTPAVANAPENKQIMNQIYDPIVGKLVPQVQAQAHQAGVQALVAKGIPQDVAEQQVPAEPIDFSNADQRQQVVSKAVPALQTQLEKSNAGTSSSDINDTSFLNSADPRLSKPFLVAFNASAVQVYWVAMIVVLVAFVLSLFFRTPPLRAKSALQEAADDAAAADAAKNAEREPVGAYASLSEDDDEEYDTGIIATRAANEFGALVEPGVDTASTRAQRPRPATD; this is translated from the coding sequence ATGTCCAGTCAAACCACCGCGGCAGGCGCCGCCCCCAAGCCGATCATGTCGCATCGCGAGATCCTCTTCGTGATCTTCGGCCTCATGGCCGGCATGTTCCTGTCGGCGCTCGACCAGACGGTCGTCGGCACGGCGATCCGCACGATCGGCGACGACCTCCACGGCCTCAGCGAGCAGGCCTGGGTCACCACCGGCTACCTGATCCTCTCGACGATCTCGACTCCCATCTACGGCAAGCTGTCCGATATCTTCGGCCGCCGTCCGTTGTTCATCATCGCGATCCTCATCTTCATCGCCGGATCGATCCTGGCGACCTTCTCGACCTCGATGCTCGAGCTCGCGGCGTTCCGCGCCATCCAGGGCCTCGGCGCCGGTGGCCTGATGTCGATGCCGCTGGCGATCATGGGCGACATGCTCGCCCCGCGCGAGCGCGCCAAGTACCAGGGCTACTTCCTCGCCGTCTTCGGCATCTCGAGCCTGGTCGGCCCGCTGGTCGGCGGCCTGTTCGCCGGTGCGGACCAGATCCTGTGGATCGACGGCTGGCGCTGGGTGTTCCTCATCAACGTCCCGATCGGCCTCATCGCCCTCGCGATGGTCCTGCGGTTCCTGCACCTGCCCAAGCGGTCGCGCGGCTCGGCACGCATCGACTGGTGGGGCGCGGCCGGCGTGATCGTCGCGCTCGTCCCGCTGCTGCTGGTGGCCGAGCAGGGCCGCGACTGGGGTTGGGGCAGCGCCGCGGCGATCGCCTGCTACGTGATCGGCGGCGTCGGCATCATCGCGTTCATCTTCATCGAGATCGCGATGAAGGACGACGCGCTCATCCCGATCAAGCTGTTCCGTTCGAGCACCTTCTCGATGGCCACCATCATCGGCGTGCTCGTCGGCTTCGGGATGTTCGGCGCCATGCTGACCCTCCCGCTGTACCTGCAGATCGTCCTCGGCTCCACGCCGACGGAGTCGGGCCTGCAGCTGCTCCCGATGATCCTCGGCCTGATGGTGTCGTCGATCGTCTCGGGCCAGATCATCGCGCGGACCGGCCACTACCGGCAGTTCCCGATCATCGGAACGGCCATGCTCGCCGGCGGCTTCTTCTACCTGACGTTCATCAAGTACGACGACTCGTACTGGTTCATCGCCGGCGCGATGCTGCTCATCGGACTCGGCCTCGGCCAGCTGATGCAGACGCTGACCATCGCCAGCCAGAACTCGGTCGGGCTGCGCGACATGGGTGTGGCGACCAGCGCATCCACGTTCTTCCGCCAGATCGGTGGAACGCTGGGCACCGCGGTGCTGCTGTCGCTGCTGTTCACGGTGTTCCCGACGAACATCAAGACGTCGCTGACCGACACCCCGACGCTGACCTCGGCGCTGGATGCGGCGCTCACCCCCGCGGTGGCGAACGCGCCCGAGAACAAGCAGATCATGAACCAGATCTACGACCCGATCGTCGGCAAGCTCGTCCCGCAGGTGCAGGCGCAGGCCCATCAGGCGGGCGTCCAGGCGCTGGTCGCGAAGGGCATCCCCCAGGATGTGGCGGAGCAGCAGGTCCCGGCCGAGCCGATCGACTTCTCGAACGCCGACCAGCGCCAGCAGGTCGTCTCGAAGGCGGTCCCCGCCCTCCAGACGCAGCTGGAGAAGTCGAACGCCGGGACGAGCAGCTCGGACATCAACGACACGTCGTTCCTGAACTCCGCCGACCCGCGGCTCTCGAAGCCGTTCCTCGTGGCGTTCAACGCCTCGGCGGTGCAGGTCTACTGGGTGGCGATGATCGTCGTCCTGGTCGCGTTCGTCCTGTCGCTGTTCTTCCGGACCCCGCCGCTGCGCGCGAAGTCCGCGCTGCAGGAGGCGGCCGATGACGCCGCCGCCGCGGACGCCGCGAAGAACGCCGAGCGCGAGCCGGTCGGCGCCTACGCGTCGCTCTCGGAGGACGACGACGAGGAGTACGACACCGGCATCATCGCCACGCGCGCCGCGAACGAGTTCGGCGCGCTGGTCGAGCCCGGCGTCGACACGGCGTCGACGCGCGCCCAGCGGCCGCGTCCCGCGACCGACTGA
- a CDS encoding phosphoglucomutase, alpha-D-glucose phosphate-specific (catalyzes the interconversion of alpha-D-glucose 1-phosphate to alpha-D-glucose 6-phosphate), giving the protein MDERAGTPAQPSDLIDVDALRRAYYELKPDVSIPEQRVVFGTSGHRGSSLDTAFNEDHIAATTQAIVEYRNSQGITGPLFIGADTHLLSEFATTTALAVLVGNEVRVLVDEFDDWVPTPAVSHAIIRYNRQGHDDQADGIVVTPSHNPPRDGGFKYNPPHGGPADTDATSWIAKRANEIIANGMTEVRMAEPSGVETYDFRGHYVDDLENIIDVKAIKDSGIRIGADPLGGASVHYWEAIAERYGLDLTVVNPDVDPTWSFMTLDWDGKIRMDPSSPSAMASVVARRADFDILTGNDADADRHGIVTPDGGLMNPNHYLAVAIDYLFRTRTEWKSDAAVGKTLVSSSIIDRVADSLGRRLWEVPVGFKWFVPGLIDGTVGFGGEESAGASFLRFDGTAWTTDKDGILLALLASEIRAVTGKSPSEVYRELTERFGDPVYQRVDAPASPEQKAALSKLDGDAISATELAGEPITAKLSRAPGNDAPLGGVKVQTDTAWFAARPSGTENVYKIYAESFVGEDDLREVQEEARRIVGDALGG; this is encoded by the coding sequence ATGGACGAACGAGCCGGAACCCCCGCCCAGCCCTCCGACCTGATCGACGTCGACGCCCTGCGGCGCGCGTACTACGAGCTGAAGCCGGATGTGAGCATCCCGGAGCAGCGCGTGGTGTTCGGCACGTCGGGCCACCGCGGGTCGTCGCTCGACACCGCGTTCAACGAGGACCACATCGCGGCGACCACGCAGGCGATCGTCGAGTACCGGAACAGCCAGGGCATCACCGGTCCACTGTTCATCGGCGCCGACACGCACCTGCTCAGCGAGTTCGCGACGACGACCGCGCTCGCCGTGCTCGTCGGCAACGAGGTGCGCGTGCTCGTGGACGAGTTCGACGACTGGGTGCCGACGCCCGCCGTCTCGCACGCCATCATCCGGTACAACCGCCAGGGGCATGACGACCAGGCGGACGGTATCGTCGTCACGCCGAGCCACAACCCGCCGCGCGACGGCGGCTTCAAGTACAACCCGCCGCACGGCGGCCCGGCCGACACGGATGCCACCAGCTGGATCGCGAAGCGCGCCAACGAGATCATCGCGAACGGGATGACCGAGGTGCGGATGGCCGAGCCGTCCGGCGTCGAGACCTACGACTTCCGCGGGCACTACGTCGACGACCTCGAGAACATCATCGACGTCAAGGCGATCAAGGACTCCGGCATCCGGATCGGCGCCGACCCCCTCGGTGGCGCGAGCGTCCACTACTGGGAGGCGATCGCCGAGCGCTACGGGCTCGATCTGACCGTCGTGAACCCCGACGTCGACCCGACCTGGTCGTTCATGACGCTCGACTGGGACGGCAAGATCCGGATGGACCCGTCCAGCCCTTCGGCGATGGCCTCGGTCGTCGCGCGCCGGGCGGACTTCGACATCCTGACCGGCAACGACGCGGACGCCGACCGTCACGGCATCGTCACGCCGGACGGCGGCCTGATGAACCCGAACCACTATCTCGCGGTCGCGATCGACTACCTGTTCCGCACCCGCACGGAGTGGAAGTCGGACGCCGCCGTCGGCAAGACGCTGGTGTCGTCGTCGATCATCGACCGCGTCGCCGACTCTCTCGGGCGACGGCTGTGGGAGGTGCCGGTCGGCTTCAAGTGGTTCGTGCCGGGCCTCATCGACGGAACCGTCGGCTTCGGCGGCGAGGAGAGCGCCGGCGCGTCGTTCCTCCGGTTCGACGGGACCGCGTGGACGACCGACAAGGACGGAATCCTCCTCGCCCTGCTCGCCAGCGAGATCCGCGCGGTGACCGGCAAGTCGCCGTCGGAGGTCTACCGCGAGCTGACCGAGCGCTTCGGCGACCCGGTGTACCAGCGGGTGGATGCGCCGGCCAGCCCCGAGCAGAAGGCGGCGCTGTCGAAGCTCGACGGCGACGCGATCAGCGCCACCGAGCTGGCGGGCGAGCCGATCACGGCGAAGCTGAGCCGCGCGCCCGGCAACGACGCACCGCTCGGCGGCGTCAAGGTGCAGACCGACACGGCCTGGTTCGCGGCGCGTCCCTCCGGCACGGAGAACGTCTACAAGATCTACGCCGAGTCGTTCGTCGGCGAGGACGACCTGCGCGAGGTGCAGGAGGAGGCCAGGCGGATCGTCGGCGACGCGCTCGGCGGCTGA
- a CDS encoding ABC transporter permease — MTTTATRESAPSAPASSRKRDDRGGLTFKQRLSRFDVKASPYFYVAPFFILFGLVGLFPLIYTFVVSLNNWNLLTGPGEWVGFKNYATELTDPFFWNSLFNTISIFLLSAIPQLIAAVFIAAILDQNLRAKTFWRMSVLLPYVVTPVAVTLIFSSAFDEKYGLINNLLQAVGLHPVMWKTETFPSHVAIATMVNWRWTGYNALILLAAMQAVPRDIHESAALDGAGSFRRFFSITLPSIRPTMIFVIITATIGGLQIFTEPKLFNPSSAVPGGPQRQYQTTVLYLWDMAFNRQNFGKASAIAWLLFLLIVIFGVLNFLISRRIASTETRLHRRRTARRLQASRILAAASEEKNL; from the coding sequence ATGACCACCACCGCCACCAGGGAATCCGCGCCCTCGGCTCCCGCTTCGTCCCGCAAGCGCGACGACCGCGGAGGCCTCACCTTCAAGCAGCGGCTCAGCCGCTTCGACGTCAAGGCGTCGCCCTACTTCTACGTGGCGCCGTTCTTCATCCTCTTCGGGCTCGTCGGCCTGTTCCCGCTCATCTACACGTTCGTCGTCTCGCTCAACAACTGGAACCTGCTGACCGGTCCCGGCGAGTGGGTCGGCTTCAAGAACTACGCGACCGAACTGACCGATCCGTTCTTCTGGAATTCGCTGTTCAACACGATCAGCATCTTCCTGCTCTCCGCCATCCCGCAGCTGATCGCCGCCGTCTTCATCGCCGCGATCCTCGACCAGAACCTGCGCGCCAAGACCTTCTGGCGGATGAGCGTGCTCCTCCCGTACGTCGTCACCCCGGTCGCCGTGACGCTGATCTTCTCAAGCGCGTTCGACGAGAAGTACGGACTGATCAACAACCTCCTGCAGGCGGTCGGCCTGCACCCGGTGATGTGGAAGACCGAGACGTTCCCCTCGCACGTCGCCATCGCGACGATGGTCAACTGGCGGTGGACGGGCTACAACGCGCTCATCCTGCTGGCGGCCATGCAGGCGGTCCCGCGCGACATCCACGAGTCCGCCGCCCTGGACGGCGCCGGCTCGTTCCGCCGGTTCTTCTCGATCACGCTGCCGAGCATCCGTCCGACCATGATCTTCGTCATCATCACGGCCACGATCGGCGGCCTGCAGATCTTCACCGAGCCGAAGCTGTTCAACCCGTCGAGCGCCGTGCCCGGCGGCCCGCAGCGGCAGTACCAGACCACCGTGCTCTACCTGTGGGACATGGCCTTCAACCGGCAGAACTTCGGCAAGGCCTCTGCCATCGCCTGGCTGCTGTTCCTGCTCATCGTGATCTTCGGCGTGCTCAACTTCCTGATCTCGCGCCGGATCGCCTCCACCGAGACCCGCCTGCACCGCAGACGCACCGCGAGGCGCCTGCAGGCGTCGCGCATCCTGGCCGCTGCGAGCGAGGAGAAGAACCTGTGA
- a CDS encoding serine--tRNA ligase — protein MIDPVLLRENPDVVRRSQEARGDSVQLVDEAIQADIERRAAITAFEELRAEQNAFGKTVAKAPKEQKKELVAQAQQLAGRVKEAQQAANEADARFEQLIRSIGNPIIDGVPAGGEDDFVVLKTVGDIPQFEFEARDHLELGELLGAIDMARGAKVAGARFSYLRGIGARLELALMNMALDKAVQNGFIPMITPTLVKPEIMQGTGFLGAHADEVYHLENDDLYLTGTSEVALAGYHADEIIDVDAPLRYAGWSTCYRREAGSAGKDTRGIIRVHQFDKLEMFVYTRPEDAEAEHERLLGWQEEMMQALGLSYRVIDTAAGDLGSSAARKYDVEAWIPTQGRYRELTSTSNCTTFQARRLDIRYRTESGKTAPVATLNGTLATTRWLVAILETHQQEDGSVRVPEALRPWLGGLELLEPIAR, from the coding sequence GTGATCGATCCCGTGCTCCTCCGCGAGAACCCCGATGTCGTCCGCCGCTCGCAGGAGGCGCGCGGCGACTCCGTGCAGCTCGTCGATGAGGCGATCCAGGCCGACATCGAGCGTCGTGCGGCCATCACGGCCTTCGAGGAGCTCCGCGCCGAGCAGAACGCGTTCGGCAAGACCGTCGCCAAGGCGCCGAAGGAGCAGAAGAAGGAGCTCGTCGCGCAGGCCCAGCAGCTGGCCGGGCGCGTCAAGGAGGCGCAGCAGGCCGCGAACGAGGCGGACGCGCGGTTCGAGCAGCTCATCCGCAGCATCGGCAATCCGATCATCGACGGCGTTCCGGCGGGCGGTGAGGACGACTTCGTCGTGCTCAAGACGGTCGGCGACATCCCGCAGTTCGAGTTCGAGGCCCGCGACCACCTGGAGCTCGGCGAGCTCCTCGGTGCGATCGACATGGCCCGCGGCGCCAAGGTCGCGGGCGCCCGCTTCTCGTACCTCCGCGGCATCGGTGCGCGCCTCGAGCTCGCGCTCATGAACATGGCGCTCGACAAGGCCGTGCAGAACGGCTTCATCCCGATGATCACCCCGACGCTGGTGAAGCCCGAGATCATGCAGGGCACCGGCTTCCTGGGCGCGCACGCCGACGAGGTCTACCACCTCGAGAACGACGACCTCTATCTGACCGGGACGAGCGAGGTCGCGCTCGCCGGCTACCACGCCGACGAGATCATCGACGTGGACGCACCGCTCCGCTACGCCGGATGGTCGACCTGCTACCGCCGCGAGGCCGGCTCGGCGGGCAAAGACACCCGCGGCATCATCCGCGTGCACCAGTTCGACAAGCTCGAGATGTTCGTCTACACCCGTCCCGAGGACGCGGAGGCCGAGCACGAGCGGCTGCTCGGCTGGCAGGAGGAGATGATGCAGGCGCTGGGCCTCAGCTACCGCGTCATCGACACCGCTGCCGGCGACCTGGGCTCGAGCGCAGCCCGCAAGTACGACGTGGAGGCGTGGATCCCGACCCAGGGCCGCTACCGCGAACTCACCTCCACCTCGAACTGCACGACGTTCCAGGCCCGCCGCCTCGACATCCGCTACCGCACCGAGAGCGGCAAGACCGCGCCCGTCGCAACCCTCAACGGGACGCTGGCGACGACCCGCTGGCTCGTCGCCATCCTCGAGACGCACCAGCAGGAGGACGGCTCGGTGCGCGTGCCCGAGGCGCTGCGTCCCTGGCTGGGCGGCCTGGAGCTGCTGGAGCCGATCGCCCGGTGA
- a CDS encoding sugar ABC transporter permease, with amino-acid sequence MTATATRPTRAPRDAQPRAPKRKALGIDRRPGFLTYGILLAVFLGGAYPLWWSFVAGSSDSTVLTSTWPPFLPGGQFWTNIGQVLDTVPFWLALGNSIIVASVITLSVVAFSTLAGYAFAKLRFRGREGLMVFVVATLAVPTQLGIIPLFMVMKQFGWTGTLGAVIVPTLVTAFGVFFMRQYLVDVIPEELIEAARVDGANMIRTFWHVGVPAARPAMAILGLFTFMTAWTDYLWPLLVAPQNPTLQVALSQLQSAKYVDYSIVLAGAVLATIPLLILFVLAGRQLVSGIMAGAVKG; translated from the coding sequence GTGACCGCCACCGCCACCCGTCCGACTCGGGCGCCCCGCGACGCGCAGCCCCGCGCGCCGAAGCGCAAGGCGCTCGGGATCGACCGCCGCCCCGGCTTCCTGACCTACGGCATCCTGCTCGCGGTCTTCCTCGGCGGCGCCTACCCGCTGTGGTGGTCGTTCGTCGCCGGCTCCAGCGACAGCACGGTGCTGACGTCGACCTGGCCGCCGTTCCTGCCGGGCGGCCAGTTCTGGACGAACATCGGCCAGGTGCTCGACACCGTCCCGTTCTGGCTGGCGCTCGGCAACTCGATCATCGTCGCGTCGGTGATAACCCTCTCGGTCGTCGCCTTCTCGACGCTCGCCGGCTACGCCTTCGCCAAGCTGCGCTTCCGCGGTCGTGAGGGTCTGATGGTGTTCGTCGTCGCGACGCTCGCCGTCCCGACGCAGCTCGGCATCATCCCGCTGTTCATGGTGATGAAGCAGTTCGGCTGGACCGGGACGCTCGGCGCGGTCATCGTCCCGACGCTGGTGACGGCGTTCGGCGTGTTCTTCATGCGCCAGTACCTGGTCGACGTGATCCCCGAGGAGCTGATCGAGGCCGCCCGCGTGGACGGTGCGAACATGATCCGCACGTTCTGGCACGTCGGCGTCCCCGCCGCGCGCCCGGCCATGGCGATCCTCGGACTGTTCACCTTCATGACCGCGTGGACGGACTACCTCTGGCCCCTGCTCGTCGCCCCGCAGAACCCGACCCTGCAGGTCGCGCTGAGCCAGCTGCAGTCGGCCAAGTACGTCGACTACTCGATCGTGCTCGCCGGAGCCGTGCTCGCCACCATCCCCCTGCTGATCCTCTTCGTGCTCGCCGGCCGGCAGTTGGTCTCCGGCATCATGGCCGGCGCGGTGAAAGGCTGA
- a CDS encoding beta-galactosidase, which yields MNRTWPAGFLWGSATAAAQIEGAAHEDGKEDSIWDAFARVPGAIAGGDTPEVAVDHYHRMPQDVALMASLGLQSYRFSTSWARVKPGDRFVNAEGLSFYDRLVDELLGAGILPWLTLYHWDLPQALEEKGGWANRDTAYRFRDYAVAVYDALGDRVDYWTTFNEPLCSSLIGYAGGEHAPGRQEPRAGLAALHHQHLAHGLAASELRSMAAATGRAESLRVGITLNLTTAVPNDPADPVDREAARRIDGLWNRMYLEPLLLGAYPADVLEDVREHRFEELVREGDLATIAQPLDFLGVNHYHDDNVSGHPAPADDPAPVVPTARPTSSPFVGSEYVSFPSRHLPTTAMGWEVNPDGLRALLVRLSRDYLTLPPLYITENGASYDDVVTADGAVHDVEREAYILAHIDAVGRAIDEGADVRGYFVWSLLDNFEWAWGYAKRFGIVRVDYETQERTVKDSGVAFARVIAAARAGEAVAETAPSRV from the coding sequence ATGAACCGCACCTGGCCCGCCGGCTTCCTCTGGGGATCGGCCACCGCCGCCGCGCAGATCGAGGGCGCCGCCCACGAGGACGGCAAGGAGGACTCGATCTGGGACGCGTTCGCGCGCGTCCCCGGCGCGATCGCCGGCGGGGACACCCCCGAGGTCGCGGTCGACCACTACCACCGCATGCCGCAGGACGTGGCGCTCATGGCCTCCCTCGGCCTCCAGTCGTACCGGTTCTCGACGTCGTGGGCGCGGGTGAAGCCCGGAGACCGCTTCGTGAACGCGGAGGGACTGTCCTTCTACGACCGACTGGTGGACGAGCTGCTCGGCGCGGGCATCCTGCCGTGGCTGACGCTCTACCACTGGGACCTGCCGCAGGCGCTCGAGGAGAAAGGCGGATGGGCGAACCGCGACACCGCCTACCGCTTCCGCGACTACGCGGTCGCCGTCTACGACGCGCTCGGCGACCGGGTCGACTACTGGACGACGTTCAACGAGCCGCTGTGCTCGTCGCTGATCGGCTACGCGGGCGGCGAGCACGCCCCCGGGCGGCAGGAGCCGCGTGCCGGGCTCGCGGCGCTGCATCACCAGCACCTGGCGCACGGTCTGGCGGCCTCCGAGCTGCGCTCGATGGCCGCGGCGACGGGCCGTGCCGAGTCGCTGCGCGTCGGCATCACGCTCAACCTGACCACGGCCGTCCCGAACGACCCGGCGGATCCCGTCGACCGAGAGGCGGCGCGACGCATCGACGGGCTCTGGAACCGGATGTACCTCGAGCCCCTGCTGCTCGGCGCGTACCCGGCCGATGTGCTGGAGGATGTGCGCGAGCACCGCTTCGAGGAGCTGGTGCGAGAGGGCGACCTCGCGACCATCGCGCAGCCGCTCGACTTCCTCGGCGTGAACCACTACCACGACGACAACGTGAGCGGGCATCCGGCGCCGGCGGACGACCCGGCGCCCGTCGTCCCCACCGCGCGTCCGACCTCATCGCCGTTCGTGGGGAGCGAGTACGTGAGCTTCCCGTCGCGGCACCTGCCGACAACGGCGATGGGGTGGGAGGTCAACCCCGATGGGCTGCGCGCGCTGCTGGTGCGGCTCTCCCGCGACTACCTGACCCTGCCGCCGCTGTACATCACCGAGAACGGCGCCTCGTACGACGACGTCGTGACGGCGGACGGCGCGGTGCACGACGTCGAGCGCGAGGCGTACATCCTCGCCCACATCGACGCGGTCGGCCGGGCGATCGACGAGGGCGCGGACGTGCGCGGCTACTTCGTGTGGTCGCTGCTCGACAACTTCGAGTGGGCGTGGGGATACGCGAAGCGGTTCGGGATCGTCCGGGTCGACTACGAGACCCAGGAGCGAACCGTCAAGGACTCCGGAGTCGCGTTCGCGAGGGTCATCGCGGCGGCTCGCGCGGGCGAAGCCGTGGCGGAGACGGCGCCTTCCCGCGTCTAG
- a CDS encoding prephenate dehydratase — translation MSSDPADARAELPASVDDVYSFLGPSGTFTEAALKQVPEARGKQWRAVNNLGEALADVVEGRSVAAMIAIENSIEGGVSVAQDALATIPGLRIVGEYLVPVTFVLVARPGTALADVKTINAHPVAYAQCHQWLDRNLPDHGHLPASSNVAAAASLFEGSRADAAIAPPGIVDHHDVVVLAENIGDNANAVTRFVLVSTSRTVPEPTGADKTSLIAELPDDRPGSLLDLLEQFSTRGVNLSLIESRPIGDALGRYRFVIDADGHIRDERVADALLGLRRFSPSVMFLGSYPRADRVPVEFDQRYRDDVFTEARAWLASLTDETGHDRPSPA, via the coding sequence ATGTCCTCCGACCCCGCCGACGCGCGCGCCGAGCTCCCCGCCTCCGTGGACGACGTCTACAGCTTCCTGGGTCCCTCGGGCACGTTCACCGAGGCCGCGCTCAAGCAGGTTCCCGAGGCGCGCGGCAAGCAGTGGCGGGCGGTCAACAACCTCGGCGAAGCGCTCGCCGATGTTGTCGAGGGCCGCAGCGTGGCCGCCATGATCGCGATCGAGAACTCGATCGAGGGCGGCGTCTCGGTGGCTCAGGATGCGCTGGCCACCATCCCGGGGCTGCGGATCGTGGGGGAGTACCTGGTCCCGGTGACCTTTGTCCTGGTCGCGCGGCCGGGTACGGCGCTCGCCGATGTGAAGACGATCAACGCGCATCCCGTCGCGTACGCGCAGTGCCACCAGTGGCTCGACCGCAATCTCCCGGACCACGGGCACCTCCCGGCCTCCAGCAACGTCGCGGCCGCCGCGTCGCTGTTCGAGGGCAGCAGGGCGGATGCGGCCATCGCGCCGCCCGGAATCGTCGACCACCACGACGTGGTGGTGCTCGCCGAGAACATCGGCGACAACGCCAACGCCGTCACCCGGTTCGTGCTGGTGAGCACCTCCCGCACGGTCCCCGAGCCGACCGGCGCGGACAAGACCAGCCTCATCGCCGAGCTGCCCGACGACCGCCCGGGAAGCCTGCTCGACCTCCTGGAGCAGTTCTCCACCCGCGGGGTCAACCTCAGCCTCATCGAGTCGCGGCCCATCGGCGACGCCCTCGGCCGCTACCGGTTCGTCATCGACGCCGACGGCCACATTCGCGACGAGCGGGTGGCGGACGCCCTGCTCGGCCTCCGCCGGTTCAGCCCGTCGGTCATGTTCCTCGGCTCGTATCCGCGGGCCGACCGGGTGCCGGTAGAGTTCGACCAGCGCTACCGCGACGACGTCTTCACCGAGGCCCGCGCGTGGCTGGCGTCGCTGACCGATGAGACGGGTCACGACCGCCCCTCTCCGGCGTAG
- a CDS encoding sugar-binding protein, with the protein MKLSRRTRIAAAVAGAASFALIAAGCSSSGGSGSSSDPITLTVTTFGTMGFDKLYSQYEKEHPNIKIKATNIDTGDNALTDWQTKQAAGSGLPDVQAVEEGWLSKVMQVSDQFNDLKDYGANDIKSRWVDWKLKQATDKNGRIIGYGTDIGPEGLCYNGKLFAAAGLPSDRESVAKLFGGDNATWDDFFKVGEQYHAATGKAWYDQSGFIWNAMVNQQEEGYYTKDGKLNIKDNSDLKTLWSKLAAGAAAGLSSNQTQWDWGKGKAFTDGSFATFVCPGWMLGVVQGQVKAGGGDATTGWDFANVFPGGAANWGGSFLTVPKQSKHPKEAAALAAWLTTAKSQVQTFQAAGTFPSVTEAQTDPGVTGESDLTKFFNNAPVGQILGERAKGVVAQYKGPDDSVIQSQVFGPSVQQLDSGKANGQQAWDNAMKLLDQLVVNK; encoded by the coding sequence GTGAAGCTTTCACGACGCACCAGGATCGCTGCGGCCGTCGCCGGCGCAGCATCCTTCGCCCTCATCGCAGCCGGATGCTCATCGAGCGGAGGCAGCGGTTCCAGCTCGGACCCGATCACGCTGACCGTCACCACGTTCGGCACGATGGGCTTCGACAAGCTCTACTCGCAGTACGAGAAGGAGCACCCGAACATCAAGATCAAGGCCACCAACATCGACACCGGTGACAACGCGCTCACCGACTGGCAGACGAAGCAGGCGGCGGGCAGCGGCCTCCCCGACGTCCAGGCGGTCGAAGAAGGCTGGCTCAGCAAGGTCATGCAGGTCTCCGACCAGTTCAACGACCTGAAGGACTACGGCGCGAACGACATCAAGAGCCGCTGGGTCGACTGGAAGCTGAAGCAGGCCACCGACAAGAACGGCCGCATCATCGGCTACGGCACCGACATCGGCCCGGAGGGCCTCTGCTACAACGGCAAGCTGTTCGCCGCTGCCGGCCTCCCGAGCGACCGCGAGTCCGTCGCGAAGCTGTTCGGCGGCGACAACGCCACCTGGGACGACTTCTTCAAGGTCGGCGAGCAGTATCACGCGGCCACCGGCAAGGCCTGGTACGACCAGTCCGGCTTCATCTGGAACGCCATGGTGAACCAGCAGGAGGAGGGCTACTACACCAAGGACGGCAAGCTCAACATCAAGGACAACAGCGACCTCAAGACGCTGTGGTCGAAGCTGGCGGCCGGCGCCGCGGCGGGCCTGTCCTCCAACCAGACCCAGTGGGACTGGGGCAAGGGCAAGGCGTTCACCGACGGCTCCTTCGCCACGTTCGTCTGCCCGGGCTGGATGCTCGGCGTCGTGCAGGGGCAGGTCAAGGCGGGCGGCGGCGACGCCACCACCGGCTGGGACTTCGCCAACGTGTTCCCGGGCGGCGCGGCCAACTGGGGCGGATCGTTCCTGACGGTCCCGAAGCAGTCGAAGCACCCGAAGGAGGCCGCGGCCCTCGCCGCGTGGCTGACCACCGCGAAGTCGCAGGTCCAGACCTTCCAGGCCGCGGGCACGTTCCCGTCGGTGACCGAGGCGCAGACCGACCCGGGCGTGACCGGTGAGAGCGACCTCACGAAGTTCTTCAACAACGCCCCCGTCGGCCAGATCCTCGGCGAGCGCGCGAAGGGCGTCGTCGCCCAGTACAAGGGCCCGGACGACTCGGTCATCCAGTCCCAGGTGTTCGGCCCGTCGGTGCAGCAGCTCGACTCGGGCAAGGCCAACGGTCAGCAGGCATGGGACAACGCCATGAAGCTGCTCGACCAGCTGGTCGTCAACAAGTAA